Proteins co-encoded in one Meiothermus sp. genomic window:
- a CDS encoding YraN family protein, with amino-acid sequence MKGAWAEALACQHLQAKGYVLLGQNKRTPFGEIDLWMQDGPTYVAVEVKQRRSEAFGTPLEALTPAKYRRIYQSVVYLLGRDDLPVRLEAVLVYGTPRQHRLEHLRLD; translated from the coding sequence ATGAAGGGGGCCTGGGCCGAGGCCCTGGCCTGCCAGCATCTACAGGCCAAGGGCTATGTGTTGCTGGGGCAGAACAAGCGCACCCCTTTTGGCGAGATTGATCTCTGGATGCAGGACGGCCCCACCTATGTGGCGGTCGAGGTCAAGCAGCGCCGCAGCGAGGCCTTTGGCACCCCCCTCGAGGCCCTTACCCCCGCCAAGTACCGGCGCATCTACCAGTCGGTGGTTTACCTGCTGGGCCGGGACGACCTACCGGTGCGCCTCGAGGCCGTCCTGGTCTACGGCACGCCCCGACAGCACCGCCTCGAGCACCTCCGCCTTGATTAA
- a CDS encoding AMP/ADP-polyphosphate phosphotransferase, protein MDKYRIQAASRFRLEDFDPNDTSAFEGGKQEALEALAGLNKRLEKLQELLYAEGKHKVLVVLQAMDAGGKDGTIRVVFDGVNPSGVRVASFGVPTEHELARDYLWRVHQQVPRKGELVIFNRSHYEDVLVVRVKNLVPQYVWQRRYHHIREFERMLVEEGTTILKFFLHISKDEQRKRLQERLDNPEKRWKFRKGDLEDRKLWDAYQEAFEVAIRETSTEYAPWYVIPANKNWYRNWLVSRILVETLEGLGMQYPQPETGLEKIVIE, encoded by the coding sequence ATGGATAAATACCGCATCCAAGCTGCCAGTCGCTTTCGCCTCGAGGATTTCGACCCCAACGATACCAGCGCCTTTGAGGGGGGTAAGCAAGAAGCTCTGGAAGCCCTGGCTGGGCTCAATAAGCGGCTGGAGAAACTGCAGGAGCTACTCTATGCCGAGGGCAAGCATAAGGTGCTGGTGGTATTGCAGGCGATGGATGCGGGTGGTAAGGACGGCACTATTCGGGTGGTTTTCGATGGAGTAAACCCCAGTGGGGTACGGGTAGCCAGCTTTGGCGTACCCACCGAGCATGAGCTGGCCCGCGACTACCTCTGGCGGGTTCACCAACAGGTGCCACGCAAGGGCGAGCTGGTTATTTTCAACCGCTCTCACTACGAGGATGTGCTGGTGGTGCGGGTCAAAAACCTGGTGCCCCAGTACGTCTGGCAGAGGCGCTATCATCACATCCGTGAGTTCGAGCGTATGCTGGTCGAGGAGGGAACCACCATCCTCAAATTCTTCCTGCACATCTCCAAAGACGAGCAACGTAAACGCCTGCAAGAGCGCCTGGACAACCCCGAGAAGCGCTGGAAGTTCCGCAAGGGCGACCTCGAGGATCGCAAGCTTTGGGATGCCTATCAGGAAGCCTTTGAGGTAGCCATTCGGGAGACCAGTACCGAGTATGCTCCCTGGTACGTCATTCCGGCCAACAAGAACTGGTACCGCAACTGGCTGGTGAGCCGCATTCTGGTGGAAACCCTCGAGGGGCTCGGGATGCAGTACCCTCAGCCCGAGACTGGCTTAGAGAAAATTGTGATCGAATAG
- a CDS encoding WD40 repeat domain-containing protein has product MQRWISWLLCLSLAAAQQPAQLLAGHRAPVGAVAIGPGGTLALGADAYIQLYQADGRFLRTLSGHTDTVRALDFASDGTLLSASSDTTLRLWNPRNGLLQGVLQGHRDQVWTARIRPDARQVLSGGADGELRLWDTQGSRPSLSIYAGHGWIYSIGLSPAGNRWAAGGQDGVLLWNPQSGYRLPLLGKLSVRSLAWGPQGYLATGDRDGQIQLWDVEGRFLQQWNAHQLAVGALAWSSDAQLISGGQDGQIILWEKNQPQKTLQTASVLALAVNESRLLSGHDDGRARLWSLQGTLLRTLEPPAASVSVLVYSPDGRLLASGGWDGEVWLWNRQGQPVHRLGEATLEITALAFSPDGRHLAAGSRDGLTRIYQTTSGRLEQSLEAHGNGVGALAFAPNGRALAIGGRDRLIRVWDWQGGRKVLEFRAHESHVTGLAFSPDGRTLYSSSSDESLAWWRLRPEGVGLLRRVMAHARGLYGLALSPNGRLLATASHDQTLKLWDAQSGKLLRVLEGHTEAAQALAFAPDGRRLASVGWDKTLRLWSVQGQLLQTTSGFVRPLYAVAWAPDGRLAVGSGTLRQAGTVALFRP; this is encoded by the coding sequence GTGCAGCGGTGGATTAGCTGGCTTTTGTGCTTGTCGCTGGCGGCAGCCCAGCAACCGGCACAGCTTCTTGCAGGTCACCGGGCCCCGGTTGGGGCTGTGGCTATCGGCCCTGGGGGCACCCTGGCCCTGGGCGCGGATGCCTATATTCAACTCTACCAAGCCGATGGGCGTTTTTTACGTACCCTGAGCGGACACACCGACACGGTGCGGGCGCTGGATTTCGCATCGGATGGCACCCTGCTCAGCGCATCCTCCGATACCACCCTCAGGCTCTGGAATCCCCGGAACGGTCTGCTGCAAGGCGTGCTGCAAGGCCACCGCGATCAGGTCTGGACGGCCCGGATTCGCCCGGATGCACGGCAGGTGTTGAGTGGCGGGGCCGATGGCGAATTGCGCCTCTGGGATACCCAGGGCTCGAGGCCATCTCTATCCATTTACGCAGGGCATGGCTGGATATACAGCATTGGACTTTCTCCAGCAGGAAATAGGTGGGCGGCTGGAGGACAGGATGGCGTGCTCTTATGGAATCCTCAGAGCGGCTACCGGCTGCCTCTTTTAGGGAAACTCTCGGTGCGAAGCCTGGCCTGGGGGCCGCAGGGCTACCTGGCTACCGGCGACCGCGATGGACAGATACAACTGTGGGATGTAGAGGGGCGCTTTTTGCAGCAGTGGAACGCCCACCAGCTCGCGGTGGGCGCCCTGGCCTGGAGCAGCGATGCCCAGCTCATCAGCGGCGGGCAGGACGGGCAGATTATCCTCTGGGAAAAAAACCAGCCCCAGAAAACCCTTCAGACCGCCTCGGTGCTGGCCCTGGCGGTGAATGAAAGCCGGCTCCTGAGCGGCCACGACGACGGGCGGGCCCGGCTATGGAGCCTGCAAGGGACGCTGTTGCGCACCCTCGAGCCCCCCGCGGCCTCGGTGAGCGTCCTGGTCTACAGCCCCGATGGACGCCTGCTCGCCAGCGGGGGCTGGGACGGCGAGGTCTGGCTGTGGAACCGCCAGGGGCAGCCTGTTCACAGGCTGGGCGAGGCCACCCTGGAAATTACCGCCCTGGCCTTCAGCCCGGACGGACGACACCTGGCCGCGGGCAGCCGCGACGGCCTGACCCGCATCTATCAAACCACCAGCGGACGGCTGGAGCAGAGCCTCGAGGCCCACGGCAACGGGGTGGGGGCCCTGGCCTTCGCCCCCAACGGGCGGGCGCTGGCCATCGGCGGGCGCGACCGCTTGATCCGGGTCTGGGACTGGCAGGGTGGCCGGAAGGTGCTCGAGTTCCGCGCCCACGAGTCGCACGTAACGGGCCTGGCTTTTAGCCCCGACGGACGCACCCTATACAGCAGCAGCAGCGATGAAAGCCTGGCCTGGTGGCGCCTGCGCCCCGAAGGGGTAGGGCTCCTGCGCCGGGTCATGGCCCACGCCAGGGGCCTCTATGGCCTGGCCCTGAGCCCCAACGGACGCCTCCTGGCCACCGCCAGCCACGACCAGACCCTCAAGCTCTGGGATGCCCAGTCGGGCAAGCTACTCCGGGTGCTGGAAGGGCACACCGAGGCCGCCCAGGCCCTGGCCTTCGCGCCCGACGGCCGACGGCTGGCCAGCGTAGGCTGGGACAAGACCCTGCGCCTGTGGAGCGTGCAGGGGCAGCTTTTGCAGACCACCTCGGGGTTTGTGCGGCCCCTCTACGCGGTGGCCTGGGCCCCGGATGGCCGGCTGGCGGTGGGCAGCGGCACCCTGCGGCAGGCCGGCACCGTGGCTTTATTCAGACCCTAG
- a CDS encoding 5-formyltetrahydrofolate cyclo-ligase: MSKAELRRWAKEVRKNLPTGTLSQEVNQHLASFLQEHRAQHILLYSAFGSELDPAALQRLYPAAYYLPRARTYQLEVHPLPCRLVKHKYGFWEPAPETPKVALEVLDAVLVPGLAFDSWGHRLGYGQGFYDRFLAQLRPQTLTLGLVPEALVLPELPHDPWDVPVQFLATEQGVRPARCVTL; this comes from the coding sequence ATGAGTAAGGCCGAACTCCGACGCTGGGCCAAAGAGGTGCGCAAAAACCTTCCCACCGGAACGCTTTCGCAAGAAGTGAACCAACACCTGGCCAGTTTTTTGCAAGAACACCGGGCCCAGCACATCCTGCTCTACAGCGCTTTTGGCTCCGAGCTCGACCCCGCCGCACTGCAGCGCCTGTACCCCGCTGCCTACTACCTGCCCAGGGCCCGCACCTACCAGCTCGAGGTGCATCCCCTGCCCTGCCGGCTGGTCAAGCACAAGTACGGCTTCTGGGAGCCGGCCCCCGAGACGCCCAAGGTGGCGCTCGAGGTGCTGGATGCCGTGCTGGTGCCGGGCCTGGCCTTCGACTCCTGGGGCCACCGGCTGGGCTATGGGCAGGGCTTCTACGACCGCTTTCTAGCGCAACTGCGTCCGCAGACCCTGACCCTGGGGTTGGTGCCGGAAGCCTTGGTGCTGCCCGAGCTGCCCCACGACCCCTGGGACGTGCCCGTGCAGTTTCTGGCTACCGAGCAAGGGGTTCGCCCGGCGCGCTGTGTCACCCTGTAG
- a CDS encoding class I SAM-dependent methyltransferase yields the protein MTSHFSRVAFTYDRTRYHPPEVSGRIATAITAPVEKLFRDPLFLEIGAGTGRIAVPIIARGYRYIALDNNPAMLEVLRQKVAGVARKARLIEADARELPFERGSLHAVIAVHFWHLVDNWQQALHESLRVLRQGGFLFEGWDQSDGESEDCRIQQKWKEILAGMGYPLIRGRHQARLAEVEQELVRLGLDPRVRIVAEWVEPRSPRTSLEMLLERIYSFTWNVPEDVFRPSVAELARWVEATYPDPDMEYPVQWKFVVRTSRVP from the coding sequence ATGACTTCTCATTTCAGTCGGGTAGCTTTTACCTACGACCGGACGCGGTATCATCCACCCGAGGTTTCCGGACGCATCGCTACCGCCATCACCGCGCCCGTTGAGAAGCTGTTCCGCGACCCCTTGTTTTTGGAAATTGGAGCAGGGACAGGTCGAATCGCAGTCCCGATTATCGCGCGGGGCTATCGCTATATCGCCCTGGACAATAACCCGGCCATGCTCGAGGTCTTGCGGCAAAAGGTGGCCGGGGTAGCCCGCAAAGCCCGCCTGATCGAAGCCGATGCCCGTGAGCTACCCTTCGAACGGGGTAGCCTCCACGCGGTGATTGCAGTGCATTTCTGGCACCTGGTCGACAACTGGCAGCAAGCCCTACACGAAAGCCTGCGGGTGTTGCGCCAAGGCGGGTTCTTGTTTGAAGGCTGGGATCAGTCCGACGGCGAAAGCGAGGACTGTCGTATCCAGCAAAAGTGGAAGGAAATTCTGGCCGGCATGGGCTACCCGCTGATACGAGGTCGTCATCAGGCTCGCCTGGCAGAGGTAGAACAGGAGCTGGTTCGGCTCGGCCTCGATCCCAGGGTTCGAATAGTAGCCGAATGGGTCGAACCGCGCAGCCCCCGTACCAGCCTCGAGATGCTGCTGGAGCGCATCTATTCCTTTACCTGGAACGTTCCCGAGGATGTTTTTAGGCCCTCAGTGGCCGAGTTGGCCAGATGGGTGGAAGCCACCTATCCCGACCCCGACATGGAATACCCCGTTCAGTGGAAATTCGTGGTGCGTACTAGCAGGGTGCCCTAG
- a CDS encoding cob(I)yrinic acid a,c-diamide adenosyltransferase, which yields MKIYTKTGDAGETGLYGADRVGKDHPRVEAYGTVDEANSAIGLARAALGAAHADLEADLEYLQNALFDLGADLATRAGGPYERNLARMDTSDVEKLEALIDRYQEEAPRFTGFIHPGGHPAAAALHLARTIVRRAERRVVELMRHEEVNPEALRYLNRLSDLLFTLARVVNQREGFAEEKWLVKKRR from the coding sequence ATGAAAATCTACACCAAAACCGGCGACGCGGGGGAGACCGGCCTGTACGGGGCCGACCGGGTGGGCAAGGACCACCCCAGGGTGGAGGCCTACGGCACGGTGGACGAGGCCAACAGCGCCATCGGGCTGGCCCGCGCGGCCCTGGGCGCGGCCCATGCCGACCTCGAGGCCGACCTCGAGTACCTCCAGAACGCCCTCTTTGACCTGGGAGCCGACCTCGCCACCCGCGCCGGCGGCCCTTACGAGCGCAACCTGGCCCGCATGGACACCTCGGACGTGGAGAAGCTCGAGGCCCTGATTGACCGCTACCAGGAAGAAGCCCCCCGCTTCACCGGCTTCATCCATCCCGGCGGCCACCCCGCGGCGGCGGCCCTGCACCTCGCCCGCACCATTGTGCGCCGGGCCGAGCGCCGGGTGGTGGAGCTGATGCGCCACGAGGAGGTGAACCCGGAGGCCCTGCGCTACCTCAACCGGCTCTCGGATCTGCTTTTTACGCTGGCTCGAGTGGTCAACCAACGCGAAGGCTTCGCCGAGGAGAAGTGGCTGGTCAAAAAACGCCGGTGA
- a CDS encoding cobalamin-binding protein, which translates to MRLVSLTCSNTEIVWALGCLDRLVGVDSNSDFPPEVARLPRVGPDLQIDLDRVEALKPDLVLASLSVPGMQRVVEGLQARQIPHVVLDPQSLQDVYDDIMRVAGLLGVASQGRHVVRAMQWMIAQARGSLPNWVRPPRVMVEWWPRPMIAAGQHSWVTQMLEALGAENAFAHLPVRSQPLTPALVEEAQPDLITVSWCGAKKLRPEVVLQRELKIPALKHKQVFALEEAYLGRPGPRLAEGAKKLADLLRQVPVWQHGGRP; encoded by the coding sequence ATGCGCCTGGTAAGCCTGACCTGCTCCAACACCGAGATCGTCTGGGCCCTGGGCTGCCTGGACAGGCTGGTGGGGGTGGACAGCAACTCCGACTTTCCCCCCGAAGTGGCCCGGCTGCCCCGGGTGGGGCCCGACCTTCAGATTGACCTGGACAGGGTCGAGGCCCTGAAGCCCGACCTGGTGCTGGCCAGCCTGAGCGTGCCGGGCATGCAGCGGGTGGTGGAGGGTTTGCAGGCGCGGCAAATCCCCCACGTGGTGCTCGACCCGCAAAGCCTGCAAGACGTCTACGACGATATTATGCGGGTGGCGGGTCTCCTGGGGGTGGCCTCGCAGGGCCGGCATGTGGTGCGGGCCATGCAATGGATGATCGCCCAGGCCCGGGGCTCGCTGCCCAACTGGGTGCGCCCCCCCAGGGTGATGGTGGAGTGGTGGCCCCGGCCCATGATTGCCGCCGGGCAACACAGCTGGGTAACGCAGATGCTGGAGGCGCTGGGGGCGGAAAACGCCTTTGCCCACCTGCCGGTGCGCTCCCAACCCCTCACCCCCGCCCTGGTGGAGGAGGCCCAGCCCGACCTGATTACGGTCTCGTGGTGCGGGGCGAAAAAACTGCGCCCAGAGGTGGTTTTGCAGCGCGAACTGAAAATTCCTGCCCTGAAGCATAAGCAGGTGTTCGCCCTCGAGGAGGCCTACCTGGGCCGTCCGGGGCCGCGCCTGGCCGAGGGGGCGAAAAAACTCGCCGATCTACTGCGGCAGGTGCCGGTCTGGCAGCACGGAGGCCGGCCATGA
- a CDS encoding M23 family metallopeptidase: MRRPLSAFLVLCSLTLAQTTHTVQPGETLYRIARQYNTSVEALQVLNNIADPTQLRVGQVLRVTGRPSLALHRLTQAPAPIEALEWPRETIQGHLAVVRITAPAPVQGEVRFLGNTYPIQQNRVLLPVPALQAPGVYPARLRVGGAEVGLEVRVVAGSFGRFVLQLPPDRRALLVPERLRAERLKVVGSCDFDRPQQWRGPFRKPIQTNRITDPFGTRRSYDQGRTYSYHEGLDYGVPEGTPVYAPAPGVVGLAERLEVRGNAVTLDHGLGVCSGYWHLSRIAVKPGQAVQAGDLLGYSGNTGLSNGPHLHFEIRVRGIPTNPAPWFLSVP; the protein is encoded by the coding sequence ATGCGCCGCCCGCTTTCTGCGTTCCTTGTCCTGTGTTCCCTCACCCTGGCCCAGACCACCCACACCGTCCAGCCCGGCGAGACCCTCTACCGCATCGCCAGGCAGTACAACACCAGCGTGGAAGCCCTGCAGGTGCTGAATAACATCGCAGACCCCACCCAACTTCGGGTGGGGCAGGTCTTGCGGGTAACCGGACGGCCCAGCCTAGCCCTGCACCGGCTTACCCAGGCTCCGGCCCCCATCGAGGCCCTCGAGTGGCCCCGCGAGACCATCCAGGGCCACCTCGCCGTGGTACGCATAACAGCCCCGGCGCCGGTACAGGGCGAGGTGCGCTTCCTGGGCAACACCTACCCCATCCAGCAAAACCGCGTACTGCTGCCCGTACCGGCCCTGCAAGCCCCTGGGGTCTACCCCGCCCGGCTGCGGGTGGGCGGTGCGGAGGTGGGGCTCGAGGTGCGGGTGGTGGCCGGAAGCTTTGGGCGCTTTGTGCTGCAACTACCCCCCGACCGCCGGGCCCTGCTGGTGCCTGAGCGGCTGCGGGCCGAGCGGCTCAAGGTGGTGGGCTCCTGCGACTTCGACCGGCCCCAGCAGTGGCGGGGCCCCTTCCGAAAGCCCATCCAGACCAACCGTATCACCGACCCCTTCGGCACCCGCCGCAGCTACGACCAGGGGCGCACCTACTCCTACCACGAGGGGCTCGACTACGGCGTACCCGAAGGCACCCCGGTCTATGCCCCGGCCCCCGGCGTGGTGGGCCTGGCCGAACGGCTTGAGGTGCGGGGGAACGCCGTCACCCTCGACCACGGGCTGGGGGTGTGCAGCGGCTACTGGCACCTCTCGCGCATTGCAGTAAAGCCGGGCCAGGCCGTGCAGGCCGGCGACCTGCTCGGCTACTCGGGCAACACCGGCCTGTCCAACGGGCCCCACCTGCACTTCGAGATCCGGGTGCGGGGCATCCCCACCAACCCTGCCCCCTGGTTCCTGAGCGTTCCCTGA
- a CDS encoding nucleotidyltransferase family protein, with the protein MRRGSVLAILEEQLPSLAEQYSIKSLYLFGSTARDEANPDSDVDFLVRLAQPTFEHYIGLKHSLEDLLGCKVDLVSAKKVPAELRPHLEADVLQLI; encoded by the coding sequence ATGCGCAGGGGAAGTGTGCTGGCCATCCTGGAGGAACAGCTACCCAGTCTGGCTGAGCAGTACAGCATCAAAAGCCTGTACCTGTTCGGCTCCACCGCCCGCGACGAGGCCAATCCCGATAGCGATGTGGATTTTTTGGTGAGATTGGCCCAACCCACCTTCGAGCACTACATCGGCCTCAAACACAGCCTGGAGGATCTGCTGGGCTGCAAGGTGGATCTGGTCAGCGCCAAAAAAGTACCGGCCGAGCTGCGTCCTCACCTCGAGGCCGATGTCTTGCAACTTATTTGA
- a CDS encoding PASTA domain-containing protein produces the protein MSLLDDKFTILTEEPAHGFVRPYWVQTLEGLKGQLYWFEVHSPEARTAFHRYKNAIRRLEGQGFLPSGVLVSANPGRYYAFWPEQPKIALKSRRLKPILEALEPFGYQESDLEATEVNGRPLVGKLRPQIAGTSRPDLASALPPTPQATPVQEPSTKVEMPRKSSPPHPTHPGAKARAEQHVLRANWLGWLPGLLMLALGGMALWQAANHYLNPPQYVLPDLVGKTPRQALEAVRAYGLKVEFAEGSDVSLPKDQILEQTPDPGTRVKPGRRLELVINKPRFGSVPTVSGRSLEDARQALEAAGYRVAGITRIASGDTADTVLSSIPREGQPLRPGEGVRLLVSTGTRPPVRETLLPDLTGLTEEEARYILTVAELQAQVVRVASGAPDGLVVGQEPGPGVVLPRETVVRVVVAAQPVATLPKAAPFAPPRLEPPPPPEPAPTPIPEPTPTPTPAPTNPDVNQPTPPPAPTGPQERRVNVSYTLPEDIPNAVVVITVQDEVLVNTVFEGPVQQPWSFSQEIVVRGSAVLRVVVNGQQVLESPL, from the coding sequence GTGTCGCTACTGGACGATAAGTTTACCATTCTGACCGAAGAGCCGGCCCATGGCTTTGTACGCCCTTATTGGGTGCAAACACTGGAGGGGCTTAAAGGCCAGTTGTATTGGTTTGAAGTGCATAGCCCGGAGGCCCGCACTGCTTTTCACCGCTACAAGAATGCTATTCGCCGACTCGAAGGCCAGGGCTTTTTGCCCTCAGGGGTACTGGTCTCGGCCAATCCGGGGCGTTACTATGCCTTCTGGCCCGAGCAGCCCAAGATAGCCCTCAAATCTCGGCGGCTCAAGCCGATTTTGGAGGCTCTCGAGCCCTTCGGCTACCAGGAAAGCGACCTCGAGGCCACCGAAGTAAATGGACGACCCCTGGTGGGGAAGCTGCGTCCCCAGATCGCTGGCACAAGCCGCCCCGATCTGGCCTCTGCCCTTCCTCCAACTCCCCAAGCCACTCCCGTCCAAGAGCCCTCGACCAAAGTTGAGATGCCCCGCAAATCCAGCCCACCCCACCCCACCCACCCGGGAGCCAAAGCTCGTGCCGAGCAGCATGTTCTGCGTGCAAACTGGCTCGGCTGGCTTCCGGGCTTGCTGATGTTGGCGTTGGGCGGTATGGCGCTCTGGCAAGCTGCCAACCACTACCTGAATCCGCCGCAATACGTGTTGCCCGATCTGGTGGGTAAAACTCCCCGGCAGGCCTTGGAGGCGGTACGTGCCTATGGCCTCAAGGTGGAGTTTGCCGAGGGTAGCGACGTTTCGCTGCCCAAAGATCAGATTCTGGAGCAGACTCCTGACCCCGGCACCCGTGTCAAACCGGGCCGACGGCTCGAGCTGGTGATCAACAAACCCCGCTTTGGCAGCGTACCTACCGTAAGCGGGCGCTCGCTCGAGGATGCCCGCCAGGCCCTCGAGGCCGCCGGCTACCGCGTCGCCGGTATTACCCGCATCGCCTCGGGCGACACCGCCGATACCGTTCTGTCCAGCATTCCCCGCGAGGGCCAGCCCCTGCGCCCCGGCGAGGGGGTACGGCTTCTGGTCTCCACCGGAACCCGCCCGCCGGTGCGCGAGACCCTGCTGCCCGACCTAACCGGCCTGACCGAGGAGGAGGCCCGTTACATCCTTACGGTGGCCGAACTCCAGGCCCAGGTGGTGCGGGTAGCCTCGGGCGCACCCGACGGGCTGGTGGTGGGGCAGGAGCCCGGCCCCGGCGTGGTGCTGCCGCGCGAGACCGTGGTGCGCGTTGTGGTGGCCGCCCAGCCGGTGGCCACCCTCCCCAAAGCCGCCCCCTTCGCCCCCCCGCGCCTAGAACCACCCCCACCGCCCGAGCCCGCACCAACCCCCATCCCCGAACCAACACCAACCCCCACGCCGGCACCCACCAACCCAGACGTAAACCAGCCCACCCCGCCCCCGGCTCCTACCGGGCCGCAAGAGCGCCGGGTCAACGTGAGCTACACCCTGCCGGAAGACATCCCCAACGCGGTAGTGGTTATCACCGTGCAGGACGAGGTACTGGTCAATACGGTGTTTGAGGGGCCGGTGCAGCAGCCCTGGAGCTTTAGCCAGGAGATTGTGGTGCGCGGCAGCGCGGTGCTGCGGGTGGTGGTCAACGGGCAGCAGGTGCTGGAAAGCCCCTTATGA
- a CDS encoding site-specific DNA-methyltransferase produces MPNAHQVYQRVLQAGRAFLNRPEADDQQIASSLLGLDQAAFKVFTHQVGMTSTKHLRYTVLSLVCLEPPIGPLLREILADGASFAEVHRLLSRYRRRDLELVELQEAVRIGSWRSLLTPGQAQPDWASKPVWIFPANKRARRLEGLNPVIAEALIGRYSKPGALVVDPMAGAGTVVKKALEMGRQAWGSDIAGDGRLVRKMDIAGLVSAIGEEVADLLVLHPPTFAWFVRKVFDPSVHDHPETDYTNWLSQHLERALPVLKPGGRLILIVRPEHKPRRLIRQDGLTRWAFVAPLELLLSEHELEPLHYHLAVSEDGVEDWSIFVGQKP; encoded by the coding sequence ATGCCAAACGCACACCAGGTTTATCAGCGGGTACTGCAAGCAGGCCGGGCATTCCTGAACCGGCCGGAAGCCGACGACCAACAGATTGCCTCGAGCCTATTGGGGCTGGATCAGGCTGCGTTTAAGGTTTTTACTCATCAGGTGGGGATGACCAGCACCAAGCACCTGCGCTACACGGTGCTCTCCCTGGTCTGTTTAGAACCACCTATTGGCCCCCTCTTGCGTGAGATTTTGGCGGATGGGGCCAGCTTTGCAGAGGTGCACAGGCTTCTGAGCCGATACCGAAGGCGGGACTTGGAACTGGTCGAATTACAGGAGGCCGTCCGGATAGGTTCCTGGCGCAGCTTGCTTACACCAGGCCAGGCCCAACCCGACTGGGCGAGTAAGCCAGTCTGGATTTTTCCTGCGAATAAGCGGGCCCGTCGGCTCGAGGGCCTGAATCCGGTGATAGCTGAAGCATTGATTGGGCGCTATAGCAAGCCGGGGGCGCTGGTGGTTGACCCCATGGCGGGTGCGGGCACGGTGGTGAAAAAAGCCCTGGAGATGGGGCGCCAAGCCTGGGGTAGCGACATTGCCGGAGATGGCCGGCTGGTAAGAAAAATGGATATTGCCGGCCTGGTAAGCGCCATCGGAGAAGAAGTGGCCGACCTGCTGGTGCTACACCCTCCTACATTTGCCTGGTTTGTTCGCAAGGTGTTTGATCCCAGCGTGCACGATCACCCCGAAACCGACTACACCAACTGGCTTTCCCAGCACCTAGAACGCGCCCTGCCGGTACTCAAGCCGGGTGGCCGACTGATTCTAATCGTGCGACCCGAGCACAAGCCCCGGCGGCTTATCCGGCAGGATGGACTTACACGCTGGGCCTTTGTGGCCCCGCTGGAACTCTTGCTAAGTGAGCACGAACTCGAGCCCCTACACTACCACCTGGCCGTTTCGGAGGACGGAGTGGAGGACTGGAGTATTTTTGTGGGCCAGAAGCCCTGA
- a CDS encoding DUF86 domain-containing protein: MRHAQTPNPHLLKRVYLEQMQEAARQVLRYTAGMDFAAFTADTRTQDAISHNLHRLGTLAAAMHPSLREELPELDWRSILDLPDLVGHLHFGIQDEIIWDLIQCTLPYWLVVLEEALERPS; encoded by the coding sequence ATGCGCCATGCCCAGACCCCCAATCCCCATCTGCTCAAGCGGGTCTACCTCGAGCAGATGCAAGAAGCCGCCCGGCAAGTCCTGCGCTACACCGCCGGGATGGACTTCGCCGCATTTACTGCCGATACACGTACCCAGGACGCCATAAGCCACAACCTGCACCGCCTGGGCACGCTGGCTGCTGCCATGCACCCCAGCCTGCGCGAGGAGCTGCCCGAACTGGACTGGAGGAGCATCCTGGATCTGCCCGACCTGGTCGGCCACCTTCACTTTGGCATTCAGGACGAAATTATCTGGGACTTAATCCAGTGCACCCTGCCCTACTGGCTGGTGGTGCTGGAGGAGGCCCTCGAGCGGCCGTCATAA